From the genome of Vicia villosa cultivar HV-30 ecotype Madison, WI linkage group LG2, Vvil1.0, whole genome shotgun sequence, one region includes:
- the LOC131649237 gene encoding serine/threonine-protein kinase STY46-like isoform X1, whose protein sequence is MLMVAKEDNESCGSGVHHRTSSTSSAPSQSRQHRQKLEVYDEILRRLISTGNEEALQPGFNDQLWAHFNRLPTRYALDVNVERAEDVLMHKRLLHLAHDPANRPSIEVHLVQLHPSSDENPADSFQSYAPRVDSGQSSPKYSSRQGSIFPPPAFGSSPNLEALALEENDSEDSEEERYVHASVQYSRPMHEITISTDDKPKLLSQLTALLAEVGLNIQEAHAFSTTDGYSLDVFVVEGWPYEETEKLKATLEKEVLKIERHERSRRQSISFVDECDQARMNNELDHLNIPNDGTDVWEIDPKHLKYGTQIASASYGELFKGTYCSQEVAIKVLKTEHVSTEMQKEFAQEVYIMRKVRHKNVVQFMGACTKPPGLCIVTEFMSGGSVYDYLHKHKGCFKFPTLLKVAIDVSKGMSYLHQHNIIHRDLKSANLLMDENGVVKVADFGVARVKVQSGVMTAETGTYRWMAPEVIEHKPYDHKADVFSFGIVLWELLTGKLPYEYLTPLQAAIGVVQKGKRPAIPKSAHPKFVQILEKSWQQDPTLRPDFSEIIELLQQLAKEVGDEGERRDRSGGFLSVLRRGHH, encoded by the exons ATGTTGATGGTGGCGAAGGAAGACAACGAAAGCTGCGGCAGCGGAGTGCACCACCGCACGTCGTCCACGTCATCGGCTCCGTCGCAGAGTCGGCAGCATCGCCAGAAACTCGAAGTGTACGATGAGATTCTTCGCCGGCTCATTTCAACCGGTAACGAAGAAGCTTTGCAGCCTGGATTTAACGATCAGCTTTGGGCTCATTTCAACCGTCTTCCTACACG GTATGCGTTAGATGTGAATGTAGAAAGGGCGGAAGATGTTCTTATGCACAAGAGATTACTTCATTTAGCGCATGATCCTGCTAATAGGCCTTCAATTGAAGTTCACTTAGTCCAG CTTCATCCCTCATCTGATGAAAACCCAGCTGACTCTTTCCAATCATATGCTCCTAGGGTAGATTCTGGTCAAAGCTCTCCTAAATATTCAAGCAGGCAGGG TAGTATATTCCCACCTCCTGCTTTTGGTTCTTCTCCTAATCTTGAAGCACTGGCTCTTGAAGAAAATGATTCTGAAGACTCGGAAGAGGAACGATATGTACATGCAAGTGTACAATATTCACG GCCCATGCATGAAATCACTATCTCAACAGATGACAAGCCAAAGCTTCTCAGCCAG TTAACTGCTTTGCTTGCTGAGGTTGGACTGAACATCCAAGAAGCACATGCTTTTTCCACAACTGATGGTTACTCTTTAGATGTGTTTGTTGTTGAAGGCTGGCCCTATGAG GAAACAGAGAAGCTAAAAGCAACTTTGGAAAAGGAAGTCTTGAAGATTGAG AGACATGAGAGGTCCAGGCGGCAATCAATATCATTTGTTGATGAGTGTGATCAAGCAAGGATGAACAATGAGCTGGATCATTTGAATATTCCAAATGATGGGACAGATGTTTGGGAAATAGATCCCAAACATTTGAAATATGGAACTCAAATTGCATCTGCGTCATACGGTGAACT ATTTAAAGGTACATATTGTAGCCAGGAAGTAGCCATCAAAGTTCTCAAGACTGAACATGTAAGTACAGAAATGCAGAAAGAGTTTGCTCAAGAAGTCTACATCATGAG AAAGGTTCGACACAAGAATGTTGTGCAATTCATGGGCGCATGTACCAAGCCCCCAGGCTTATGCATAGTTACAG AGTTTATGTCTGGTGGAAGTGTATATGACTACTTACATAAGCATAAAGGGTGTTTTAAATTTCCTACCCTGCTCAAAGTTGCAATTGATGTTTCTAAAGGAATGAGCTACTTGCACCAACATAACATAATCCACAGAGACTTGAAATCTGCCAATCTTTTGATGGATGAAAATGGT GTTGTAAAGGTTGCCGATTTCGGAGTTGCTAGAGTGAAAGTTCAATCTGGGGTTATGACAGCGGAAACTGGGACTTATCGTTGGATGGCTCCTGAG GTTATTGAACACAAGCCATATGATCACAAGGCGGATGTATTTAGTTTTGGAATTGTTTTATGGGAGTTGCTCACTGGAAAG CTTCCATACGAATATTTGACCCCTCTACAGGCAGCCATAGGAGTTGTTCAGAAG GGTAAACGGCCCGCCATCCCCAAGAGTGCTCATCCAAAGTTTGTTCAGATTCTTGAGAAGTCTTGGCAGCAAGATCCAACATTAAGACCCGATTTCTCTGAAATCATTGAGCTCTTGCAGCAGTTAGCTAAGGAG GTTGGAGATGAAGGAGAGCGCCGGGATAGATCGGGAGGATTTCTGTCTGTCCTCAGACGAGGTCATCACTAA
- the LOC131649237 gene encoding serine/threonine-protein kinase STY46-like isoform X2, which translates to MLMVAKEDNESCGSGVHHRTSSTSSAPSQSRQHRQKLEVYDEILRRLISTGNEEALQPGFNDQLWAHFNRLPTRYALDVNVERAEDVLMHKRLLHLAHDPANRPSIEVHLVQLHPSSDENPADSFQSYAPRVDSGQSSPKYSSRQGIFPPPAFGSSPNLEALALEENDSEDSEEERYVHASVQYSRPMHEITISTDDKPKLLSQLTALLAEVGLNIQEAHAFSTTDGYSLDVFVVEGWPYEETEKLKATLEKEVLKIERHERSRRQSISFVDECDQARMNNELDHLNIPNDGTDVWEIDPKHLKYGTQIASASYGELFKGTYCSQEVAIKVLKTEHVSTEMQKEFAQEVYIMRKVRHKNVVQFMGACTKPPGLCIVTEFMSGGSVYDYLHKHKGCFKFPTLLKVAIDVSKGMSYLHQHNIIHRDLKSANLLMDENGVVKVADFGVARVKVQSGVMTAETGTYRWMAPEVIEHKPYDHKADVFSFGIVLWELLTGKLPYEYLTPLQAAIGVVQKGKRPAIPKSAHPKFVQILEKSWQQDPTLRPDFSEIIELLQQLAKEVGDEGERRDRSGGFLSVLRRGHH; encoded by the exons ATGTTGATGGTGGCGAAGGAAGACAACGAAAGCTGCGGCAGCGGAGTGCACCACCGCACGTCGTCCACGTCATCGGCTCCGTCGCAGAGTCGGCAGCATCGCCAGAAACTCGAAGTGTACGATGAGATTCTTCGCCGGCTCATTTCAACCGGTAACGAAGAAGCTTTGCAGCCTGGATTTAACGATCAGCTTTGGGCTCATTTCAACCGTCTTCCTACACG GTATGCGTTAGATGTGAATGTAGAAAGGGCGGAAGATGTTCTTATGCACAAGAGATTACTTCATTTAGCGCATGATCCTGCTAATAGGCCTTCAATTGAAGTTCACTTAGTCCAG CTTCATCCCTCATCTGATGAAAACCCAGCTGACTCTTTCCAATCATATGCTCCTAGGGTAGATTCTGGTCAAAGCTCTCCTAAATATTCAAGCAGGCAGGG TATATTCCCACCTCCTGCTTTTGGTTCTTCTCCTAATCTTGAAGCACTGGCTCTTGAAGAAAATGATTCTGAAGACTCGGAAGAGGAACGATATGTACATGCAAGTGTACAATATTCACG GCCCATGCATGAAATCACTATCTCAACAGATGACAAGCCAAAGCTTCTCAGCCAG TTAACTGCTTTGCTTGCTGAGGTTGGACTGAACATCCAAGAAGCACATGCTTTTTCCACAACTGATGGTTACTCTTTAGATGTGTTTGTTGTTGAAGGCTGGCCCTATGAG GAAACAGAGAAGCTAAAAGCAACTTTGGAAAAGGAAGTCTTGAAGATTGAG AGACATGAGAGGTCCAGGCGGCAATCAATATCATTTGTTGATGAGTGTGATCAAGCAAGGATGAACAATGAGCTGGATCATTTGAATATTCCAAATGATGGGACAGATGTTTGGGAAATAGATCCCAAACATTTGAAATATGGAACTCAAATTGCATCTGCGTCATACGGTGAACT ATTTAAAGGTACATATTGTAGCCAGGAAGTAGCCATCAAAGTTCTCAAGACTGAACATGTAAGTACAGAAATGCAGAAAGAGTTTGCTCAAGAAGTCTACATCATGAG AAAGGTTCGACACAAGAATGTTGTGCAATTCATGGGCGCATGTACCAAGCCCCCAGGCTTATGCATAGTTACAG AGTTTATGTCTGGTGGAAGTGTATATGACTACTTACATAAGCATAAAGGGTGTTTTAAATTTCCTACCCTGCTCAAAGTTGCAATTGATGTTTCTAAAGGAATGAGCTACTTGCACCAACATAACATAATCCACAGAGACTTGAAATCTGCCAATCTTTTGATGGATGAAAATGGT GTTGTAAAGGTTGCCGATTTCGGAGTTGCTAGAGTGAAAGTTCAATCTGGGGTTATGACAGCGGAAACTGGGACTTATCGTTGGATGGCTCCTGAG GTTATTGAACACAAGCCATATGATCACAAGGCGGATGTATTTAGTTTTGGAATTGTTTTATGGGAGTTGCTCACTGGAAAG CTTCCATACGAATATTTGACCCCTCTACAGGCAGCCATAGGAGTTGTTCAGAAG GGTAAACGGCCCGCCATCCCCAAGAGTGCTCATCCAAAGTTTGTTCAGATTCTTGAGAAGTCTTGGCAGCAAGATCCAACATTAAGACCCGATTTCTCTGAAATCATTGAGCTCTTGCAGCAGTTAGCTAAGGAG GTTGGAGATGAAGGAGAGCGCCGGGATAGATCGGGAGGATTTCTGTCTGTCCTCAGACGAGGTCATCACTAA
- the LOC131649237 gene encoding serine/threonine-protein kinase STY46-like isoform X3, with protein sequence MLMVAKEDNESCGSGVHHRTSSTSSAPSQSRQHRQKLEVYDEILRRLISTGNEEALQPGFNDQLWAHFNRLPTRYALDVNVERAEDVLMHKRLLHLAHDPANRPSIEVHLVQLHPSSDENPADSFQSYAPRVDSGQSSPKYSSRQGSIFPPPAFGSSPNLEALALEENDSEDSEEERYVHASVQYSRPMHEITISTDDKPKLLSQLTALLAEVGLNIQEAHAFSTTDGYSLDVFVVEGWPYEETEKLKATLEKEVLKIERHERSRRQSISFVDECDQARMNNELDHLNIPNDGTDVWEIDPKHLKYGTQIASASYGELFKGTYCSQEVAIKVLKTEHVSTEMQKEFAQEVYIMRKVRHKNVVQFMGACTKPPGLCIVTEFMSGGSVYDYLHKHKGCFKFPTLLKVAIDVSKGMSYLHQHNIIHRDLKSANLLMDENGVVKVADFGVARVKVQSGVMTAETGTYRWMAPEHT encoded by the exons ATGTTGATGGTGGCGAAGGAAGACAACGAAAGCTGCGGCAGCGGAGTGCACCACCGCACGTCGTCCACGTCATCGGCTCCGTCGCAGAGTCGGCAGCATCGCCAGAAACTCGAAGTGTACGATGAGATTCTTCGCCGGCTCATTTCAACCGGTAACGAAGAAGCTTTGCAGCCTGGATTTAACGATCAGCTTTGGGCTCATTTCAACCGTCTTCCTACACG GTATGCGTTAGATGTGAATGTAGAAAGGGCGGAAGATGTTCTTATGCACAAGAGATTACTTCATTTAGCGCATGATCCTGCTAATAGGCCTTCAATTGAAGTTCACTTAGTCCAG CTTCATCCCTCATCTGATGAAAACCCAGCTGACTCTTTCCAATCATATGCTCCTAGGGTAGATTCTGGTCAAAGCTCTCCTAAATATTCAAGCAGGCAGGG TAGTATATTCCCACCTCCTGCTTTTGGTTCTTCTCCTAATCTTGAAGCACTGGCTCTTGAAGAAAATGATTCTGAAGACTCGGAAGAGGAACGATATGTACATGCAAGTGTACAATATTCACG GCCCATGCATGAAATCACTATCTCAACAGATGACAAGCCAAAGCTTCTCAGCCAG TTAACTGCTTTGCTTGCTGAGGTTGGACTGAACATCCAAGAAGCACATGCTTTTTCCACAACTGATGGTTACTCTTTAGATGTGTTTGTTGTTGAAGGCTGGCCCTATGAG GAAACAGAGAAGCTAAAAGCAACTTTGGAAAAGGAAGTCTTGAAGATTGAG AGACATGAGAGGTCCAGGCGGCAATCAATATCATTTGTTGATGAGTGTGATCAAGCAAGGATGAACAATGAGCTGGATCATTTGAATATTCCAAATGATGGGACAGATGTTTGGGAAATAGATCCCAAACATTTGAAATATGGAACTCAAATTGCATCTGCGTCATACGGTGAACT ATTTAAAGGTACATATTGTAGCCAGGAAGTAGCCATCAAAGTTCTCAAGACTGAACATGTAAGTACAGAAATGCAGAAAGAGTTTGCTCAAGAAGTCTACATCATGAG AAAGGTTCGACACAAGAATGTTGTGCAATTCATGGGCGCATGTACCAAGCCCCCAGGCTTATGCATAGTTACAG AGTTTATGTCTGGTGGAAGTGTATATGACTACTTACATAAGCATAAAGGGTGTTTTAAATTTCCTACCCTGCTCAAAGTTGCAATTGATGTTTCTAAAGGAATGAGCTACTTGCACCAACATAACATAATCCACAGAGACTTGAAATCTGCCAATCTTTTGATGGATGAAAATGGT GTTGTAAAGGTTGCCGATTTCGGAGTTGCTAGAGTGAAAGTTCAATCTGGGGTTATGACAGCGGAAACTGGGACTTATCGTTGGATGGCTCCTGAG CACACCTAA